A stretch of Prunus dulcis chromosome 6, ALMONDv2, whole genome shotgun sequence DNA encodes these proteins:
- the LOC117632286 gene encoding probable calcium-binding protein CML48 encodes MASNGKHGSPSYVPSAPSLPESYRQQYFQGSGGSYGYGQQHSQGNGSSYSYGQQQGPSSYGHSGFPPGTDPAVISSFQMVDRDRSGFIDDNELQQALSSGYQRFSLRTIRLLIFLFKSPNDPLRVGPKEFAALWTCLGQWRGIFEKYDKDRSGKIDSMELRDALYSLGLAIPPSVLQLLISKYDDGSGSRVELNFDSFVECGMIVKGLTDKFKERDLRYTGSATINYDTFMSMVIPFFVSYN; translated from the exons atggcTTCCAATGGGAAACATGGGTCTCCCTCTTATGTGCCCTCTGCCCCATCCCTGCCCGAGTCCTATAGGCAGCAGTACTTTCAGGGGAGTGGCGGCTCCTATGGTTACGGGCAGCAGCACTCTCAgggcaatggcagctcctaTAGTTACGGGCAGCAGCAGGGGCCTTCTTCATACGGGCACTCTGGTTTTCCTCCGGGAACAGACCCAGCTGTGATTAGCAGCTTTCAGATGGTCGACAGGGACAGGAGtggttttattgatgataATGAGCTGCAGCAAGCTCTTTCTTCTGGGTACCAGAGATTTAGCCTCAGGACCATTCGCTTGCTCATCTTTCTCTTCAAAAGCCCCAATGATCCTCTCCGAGTTG GCCCCAAAGAGTTTGCTGCACTCTGGACTTGTCTTGGTCAATGGCGA GGCATATTTGAGAAATATGACAAAGATAGGAGTGGGAAAATTGATTCGATGGAACTGAGGGATGCACTCTACAGTCTAGGCCTTGCCATCCCACCTTCTGTTCTTCAACTTTTGATTTCCAAGTATGATGATGGAAGTGGGAGCAGGGTTGAACTCAATTTCGATAGTTTTGTGGA ATGCGGGATGATTGTGAAG gGTTTGACTGATAAGTTCAAAGAGAGAGATCTGCGATATACCGGTTCGGCAACTATTAATTATGATACATTCATGTCTATGGTCATCCCATTTTTTGTGTCATATAATTGA
- the LOC117632287 gene encoding DNA polymerase epsilon subunit 3, translating to MAKVVAEAEELPKAIVRRVVKDKLSQCSKGDGDLTLHKEALLAFSESARIFIHYLSATANDICKEKKRQTISADDVLKALEEIEFSEFIKPLEASLKGKNPGKNAEKSGGKNAGKQKAGTSKAKEVKKKRKLEEPSSRKLKEKEEDNQDENGSDDE from the exons atggcgAAAGTGGTAGCGGAAGCGGAGGAGCTGCCGAAGGCTATCGTGCGCCGAGTGGTGAAGGATAAGCTTTCCCAGTGCTCCAAGGGCGACGGTGACCTAACTCTTCACAAAGAAGCTCTCTTGGCTTTCTCCGAGAGCGCCCGAATTTTCATCCACTACCTTTCCGCCAC AGCAAATGACATAtgcaaggaaaagaagaggcAGACAATCAGCGCCGACGATGTTTTGAAAGCGCTGGAAGAGATTGAGTTCTCCGAGTTTATCAAGCCTCTTGAGGCCTCTCTTAAAG GAAAGAATCCAGGAAAGAATGCAGAAAAGAGTGGAGGAAAGAATGCAGGAAAACAGAAAGCAGGAACATCAAAAGCAAAggaagtgaagaagaagaggaaattgGAAGAGCCATCATCGCGAAAACTAAAGGAAAAGGAGGAAGACAACCAAGATGAAAATGGCAGTGATGATGAATGA
- the LOC117631139 gene encoding heterogeneous nuclear ribonucleoprotein Q-like, whose product MPRAKANASSLDKPVEPEKPIESDEKVDLDGDNDPEEAMDEEVEYEEVEEEIEEEVEEEEEEEEVEEVEEEVEDEDSNHATGTDVGKSHSSDEVMSDDEDEKKKHAELLALPPHGSEVYIGGIPHDASQEDLKVFCEAVGKVTEVRIMKGKDSGENKGFAFVTFKNVEMASDAIEELNNTEFKGKRIKCSTSKAKHRLFIGNVPRSWGEEDLRKVVMKIGPGVTGVELVKDMKNTSNNRGFAFVDYYNHACADYSRQKMVDPKFKLDNNAPTVSWADPKNAESSAASQVKAVYVKNLPQNVTQDHLKELFEHHGKITKVVLPAAKSGQEQSRIGFVHFAERSSAMKALKNTENYELDGQLLECSLARPQADQKSGGSNSHRSGLLPSYPPRFVYGMAGGAYGALGAGYGAAGFAQPLMSGPGPAPAGMGMMPMLLPDGRIGYVLQQPGAQPHPSPSHQRSSSRGGGGSGSSSRSSGGPNKGRYSNDTGHGRRYNPY is encoded by the exons ATGCCAAGGGCAAAAGCAAATGCTTCATCACTTGATAAACCAGTTGAACCCGAAAAGCCAATAGAGTCCGATGAGAAGGTTGATCTTGATGGTGACAATGACCCTGAGGAGGCAATGGATGAAGAGGTTGAGTATGAAGAAGTAGAGGAAGAAATAGAAGAAGaggtggaagaagaagaggaagaagaagaagtggaGGAGGTGGAAGAAGAGGTGGAGGATGAAGATTCTAATCATGCCACTGGAACTGATGTTGGGAAATCCCATAGCAGTGATGAGGTGATGtctgatgatgaggatgagaagaaaaagcaTGCTGAACTTCTTGCCCTTCCTCCACATGGTTCAGAAGTTTATATTGGTGGCATTCCTCATGATGCTTCTCAAGAGGATTTAAAGGTTTTTTGTGAGGCTGTAGGAAAGGTTACAGAG GTTCGGATTATGAAGGGCAAAGATTCGGGTGAGAATAAGGGCTTTGCATTTGTGACATTCAAAAACGTGGAAATGGCTTCTGATGCCATTGAGGAATTGAATAATACTGAATTTAAG GGTAAAAGAATAAAGTGTTCAACATCTAAAGCAAAGCACCGTTTGTTCATTGGTAATGTTCCAAGGAGCTGGGGAGAAGAAGATCTGAGGAAAGTTGTGATGAAGATTGGTCCTGGAGTTACTGGTGTAGAACTGGTCAAG GATATGAAGAACACAAGCAATAACCGAGGCTTTGCTTTCGTTGACTACTATAACCACGCATGTGCTGACTATTCAAGGCAGAAAATGGTGGACCCAAAATTTAAGCTAGATAACAATGCTCCAACAGTGAGCTGGGCAGATCCTAAAAATGCCGAGTCGTCTGCTGCTTCTCAG GTGAAGGCAGTTTATGTAAAGAATTTACCCCAAAATGTGACACAAGACCATTTAAAGGAGCTATTTGAACACCATGGGAAAATCACGAAAGTGGTTCTGCCAGCTGCAAAATCTGGACAGGAACAGAGTAGAATTGGTTTTGTACATTTTGCAGAGAGGTCCAGTGCCATGAAAGCATTGAAGAACACTGAAAATTATGAACTTGACG GCCAGCTGTTGGAGTGTTCTCTTGCAAGGCCACAGGCAGATCAAAAGTCTGGTGGATCAAACTCGCATAGGTCAGGGTTGCTTCCTAGTTATCCACCTCGTTTTGTTTATGGTATGGCTGGGGGTGCCTATGGTGCTCTTGGTGCAGGGTACGGTGCTGCAGGTTTTGCACAG CCTTTGATGTCTGGACCTGGACCGGCTCCTGCAGGCATGGGAATGATGCCAATGCTTCTACCTGATGGACGGATTGGATATGTTCT GCAACAACCAGGTGCACAGCCACACCCCTCACCTTCGCATCAAAGAAGTAGTAGCAGGGGTGGTGGTGGGAGCGGAAGCAGTAGCAGAAGTAGTGGTGGTCCAAACAAGGGTAGGTACAGCAATGATACTGGGCATGGACGCAGGTATAACCCGTATTGA